The Deltaproteobacteria bacterium genome includes the window GAAGATCATGCTGACAGGATGGCTGCTCATAGCGGGCTACATGCTTTTTATCATTATTCTGCTGGCTAAAGACGAATATTACCATAGACAGGAACAGAAAAGGAGACTCGACCAGAGGGCAGAGATCCAGTGGCCCGTGACCATTATTGTTTCTGACGAGCCGCTGGAAGGGGAGACCATCAATCTGAGCGCCAGCGGAGCTTTGATTCGCTGCCAGAAATCACTGCCTTATCTCAGCAGAATGCGGCTGGTCATCAAACCTCCAGGGGGACGTCAGCTTGGCATAAGGGCAGAAGTGGTCAGAACATTGAAAAGCGGCGGCTCGCAAGATGCCTCATCGAGAAGAATGGCTGTCCGCTTCCTGGAGATTTCAGAGCAGGATCAGCGCTTTCTTCAGTTGAGCATCTATGACCACATGGCACATAGGAGCTAGCCGCGGGCTTCAGGAACTGAGCCGCCTGGACTTATCCGAGAAATGTCGATGATGAGGAAATCTCAAGATTGCTCTTGCGAATAAAGAGCTGCGCTGGCAAAGGTTACAAAAGAATTGTGCTGATCTACCTGAGTATGGCCATAATAAAGAAGCTTGCCGTCGACACGGCCTGGCAGTGCTTTTAACAGGGTGTAGAGGGGAGGCAGGCCGCAGATGCGCCGGCGATTACCATCTTGAATGAGGACACGGGCAAACTCATGGGCATTGCCAGTCAGCAAGATTTCGAGTAGATGCTGGTCCTCTTGCTGGTGGTGCTGAATAGTGCCCGCGTGGGGACGGAAATTGTCCCCATATCGTGGGCCGATGTGGGCAAGATCCACACTGGCCAACAGACAGGTTCCTTCAGGGTCAAGAGCCACTGTTTGACGCAAGGCATCAACGACTTGCAGGATTTCCTCCTTTTCCTCCCCGATCTCTTCCACACCGAAGGAGCAGAGCAGGGGGACAATTTTCACATCGGGCAGCAGCAGCCGCAAGAACACCACCTGGAATTCAATGGTGTGCTCCCTGCGGTGGGCAAATTCGTCAGCAAAGAGGTCCACAGGGCTGCGGTGGCTGAATTCATCGATGAATTCCTGATCTGCAGCAACTCTGCCGAGGGGGGTGTCGAAGTCCTTGCGGCTGAGGGCGAAATAGTGCGGCAAAGGCTCGTGACCGGTGCCAAGAATAACGCAGGTGCCAATCGGTTGCGCTTCGAGCAGTGCTTTGTAGGCATGGGCAAAACAAGGTCCGCCGGCACGGAGATCAATGTGAGGAGCCACCAGCGCCCGTAAAGGCCGCTTCAAATGAGCTGGTTCAGGAAATCCCGGCCCCCCATTTTCTGGACTGAAGTAAGCGAGCAATTGTGAACGCAGTTTTTCGGGATCATTTTCATAGGTGAGGCCAGCGTGGTAAGGAGCACGGGTTGACTGCTGGCGAAATTCATTGATCAGCTGTTCTTTCTGGCGGCGGCTCCTGTCATTGTCCAGCATGAAGTTGTCGTCGAGTGTACGAAGGAGACCTTCAAGCGCTTCTCTGAAGAGCAGATCGCCGAACCTGCGCATATAGGCAGCCTGGATGTCTGTAATGCTGTGTGAACCATCCAGCAGGGTGAGAATGAAGTAAGCCTGCGGGCTGAGAATAAGTGTCTGGGAACTGAGGCCCTCGAGGTCTCGCAAAGCTACCTGCATATTTCCCTGATCACTTACAGGAATTGCCTCCAGATGGGAGCGAATTTTCGGCAGCTCAGCAGTCATAGTCCAAAGTACTCAATGTGGTTTACGGCTGTTGAGGACATCTAAGCCTCCAGGCTATCCTGCTGTCTCGGGTGGCTTCATTCCCGGGAGAGTGGATGTGTGCCTCGAGCCGCTGTCAAGAGGCCAAAGGAGCAGCCAGCCCGTAGATAAACCACGGTTCGCTAAATATAGACAAACTATTGCTGCAGGGCAATGCCTTTATGCAAGTGTAGTCAGGTCAACCGGAGAGAGGTTCTCCATGGAAGCAGGTGGCACAGGTTTTTCCTAACAGGTTGTCAGCTGTCGTTCACCTATTGCAGATTATCTACTATGAGGGATTTGACCAGAGATGGCATACCATGGCAGAAATGAAAACATTGTTGCCCAGCTCGGGGGCTGACCCCATGCTCTCGAGTAAAGTGAAAAGTTTGACTATGGACAAACAATTTGTTATCTGAACATTACAGGGTGTTTATGAGATACCAACAATTATGGGGAAATATGAGAAAGTTGCTTTACGTAATCCTGGTGGCGACCTTGCTGTTTGTTGGCAGTGGCTGCTCCATCCTGGGCAGGAGAACCGCGGCTGACAAGACGGCAGCCTCCTCTAGCAATGTTTCGGAAGATTATTTCAGCGGTAAACAAGAGTCGTACTTCCAATATCTGCGCGCTCAGAAGTTGCTCAAAGAGAATAGAGTGGATGCTGCTGTGGCTGCATTGGAGCAGGTAGTTGCCTATGATCCGGCGGCAATCCTGCCGCGGGTTGAACTGGCTTCTCTATATCTGCGGCAGGGCAAGGATGACCTTGCTCTGCAAACAGCAATGGCAGCCAGCAAAAAGGATCCCGCCTCCATAAAAGCACGGATTATCCTGGCTACCATCTATAGCCGTCGCAATCAGCCCGAAAAGGCTGTGGAACAATATGAAGCGATTCTAGCACAAGAGCCCGACAATGAAAGAGCCGGATTCTTGCTGGCCTCGGTACTCGCTGCTGAAAAAAACTATTCAAGAGCCTACACACTTCTGAAAGAAATCGTCCGCAAGAATCCAGACAATCTCATGGCAACCTATTACCTGGGGAGAGTGGCCCTGGAGCTCAAACGCCCGCAAGAGGCGGAAGAACTCTATCAACGGGTGCTTGCTGCCCGACCATATTTTGAGATGGCCCTGTTGGATCTCGGCTATCTCTACGAGACGCAGGCGCGGTTTACAGAAGCTGAATCTCTTTACAAGAGAATGTTGGAGGTGGATCCGGATAATGAAAAAGCCCTGGTAAAACTGGGCAACTTGTATTTACGCCAGGACAGGTTCCGGCCTGCTCTGAGCATTTTCCAGCAAGTACTGGCAAAAGATCAGACAAGGATGGATGTAAAAGTGAAAGTGGGCCTGATCCACATGGAACTGGGAGATTTGCAGGAGGCTGCTGAGCTGTTCCGTGATTTGTTGGTAACCGATGAAAATAATTCCGAGATTCACTATTATCTTGGCACTGTTTATGAAGAAATGGGCAATCTGTCGCAGGCTCTGGAAGAATTGGGGAAAATTCCAGCGGACAGCCCATATGGGCTGAAAGCCCAGATCAGTCGAGCGTTCATCCTCCAGAAAAAGGGAGACATGCACGGGGCGATCCAATGCATGCAAAGGGCAGTAGAACTCTACTCTCAAGAGACCGATGCTTATCTTTACCTGGGAAATCTCTATGAACTTGCAAAGCAATACACAAAAGCGGCACAAGTACTCGAAAAAGGATTGGCTCTGGACCCGGACAATCAGCGGCTTCATTTCCGCCTGGGTGTGGTCTTCGACAAAATGGGGGAACGGCAGGCATGCGTAAGACAGATGGAAAAGGCCGTAGCATTGGATCCAACGGACGCCACAGCCCTCAACTATCTCGGCTATACCCTGGCTGAGATGGGTATAAGGTTGGCACAGGCGGAAAAGTACATTAAACAGGCACTCAAACTCAAACCTGACGACCCCTACATTACTGACAGCCTTGGCTGGGTATATTTCAAGATGGGACGCCACAGGAAGGCCCTGAAATGGATAAAGAAGGCTCTGGAGAAACTTCCAGACGATCCCGTAATTCGCGAACATCTCGGAGATGCTTACCGCGCACTTGGAGAATGGCGCCAGGCGGAAAAGGCATACGAAAGGGCCCTGGAACTGGGGAGTGAAAATCGACAAAAGGTAGAGGT containing:
- a CDS encoding PilZ domain-containing protein, translating into MLTGWLLIAGYMLFIIILLAKDEYYHRQEQKRRLDQRAEIQWPVTIIVSDEPLEGETINLSASGALIRCQKSLPYLSRMRLVIKPPGGRQLGIRAEVVRTLKSGGSQDASSRRMAVRFLEISEQDQRFLQLSIYDHMAHRS
- the amrB gene encoding AmmeMemoRadiSam system protein B — protein: MTAELPKIRSHLEAIPVSDQGNMQVALRDLEGLSSQTLILSPQAYFILTLLDGSHSITDIQAAYMRRFGDLLFREALEGLLRTLDDNFMLDNDRSRRQKEQLINEFRQQSTRAPYHAGLTYENDPEKLRSQLLAYFSPENGGPGFPEPAHLKRPLRALVAPHIDLRAGGPCFAHAYKALLEAQPIGTCVILGTGHEPLPHYFALSRKDFDTPLGRVAADQEFIDEFSHRSPVDLFADEFAHRREHTIEFQVVFLRLLLPDVKIVPLLCSFGVEEIGEEKEEILQVVDALRQTVALDPEGTCLLASVDLAHIGPRYGDNFRPHAGTIQHHQQEDQHLLEILLTGNAHEFARVLIQDGNRRRICGLPPLYTLLKALPGRVDGKLLYYGHTQVDQHNSFVTFASAALYSQEQS
- a CDS encoding tetratricopeptide repeat protein, with translation MRKLLYVILVATLLFVGSGCSILGRRTAADKTAASSSNVSEDYFSGKQESYFQYLRAQKLLKENRVDAAVAALEQVVAYDPAAILPRVELASLYLRQGKDDLALQTAMAASKKDPASIKARIILATIYSRRNQPEKAVEQYEAILAQEPDNERAGFLLASVLAAEKNYSRAYTLLKEIVRKNPDNLMATYYLGRVALELKRPQEAEELYQRVLAARPYFEMALLDLGYLYETQARFTEAESLYKRMLEVDPDNEKALVKLGNLYLRQDRFRPALSIFQQVLAKDQTRMDVKVKVGLIHMELGDLQEAAELFRDLLVTDENNSEIHYYLGTVYEEMGNLSQALEELGKIPADSPYGLKAQISRAFILQKKGDMHGAIQCMQRAVELYSQETDAYLYLGNLYELAKQYTKAAQVLEKGLALDPDNQRLHFRLGVVFDKMGERQACVRQMEKAVALDPTDATALNYLGYTLAEMGIRLAQAEKYIKQALKLKPDDPYITDSLGWVYFKMGRHRKALKWIKKALEKLPDDPVIREHLGDAYRALGEWRQAEKAYERALELGSENRQKVEVKLQESKTKVGNRKNTQK